In a genomic window of Prochlorococcus marinus subsp. marinus str. CCMP1375:
- the argS gene encoding arginine--tRNA ligase: protein MYNIYKSLNQQVQRALNTAFPEAASQVKESGDFLNPQLVAATKPEFGDFQINGALALARIIKKSPRQIAEILIKQLESNEVFKAICLPPEIAGPGFINLTLQNTCLINEITSRLNDDLLGVPLVNDDEITKKLKPVIVDFSSPNIAKEMHVGHLRSTIIGDSIARILNYRGYKVIRLNHVGDWGTQFGMLITHLKEVAPKALTTANVINLGNLVEFYKKAKQRFDEDEYFQQCSRNEVVNLQRGNKESLKAWELLCEQSRKEFNKIYDRLKIEISERGESFYNPFLQGVIDDLTRSGLLVEDDGAKCVFLNGINGKDGNPLPLIIQKADGGFNYATTDLAAIRYRLKDQPDGDGAGRIIYVTDSGQANHFAGVFQVAKRAKWLPSSSRIEHVPFGLVQGEDGKKLKTRSGETVRLKDLLDEAISRAKLDIERRLNEENRKESQAFIEKVSNTIGIAAVKYADLSQNRITNYQFSFDRMLALQGNTAPYLLYAVVRIAGINRKGGDLHSSVNKLNFSEPQEWRLIRELLKFDEVIIAVEEELLPNRLCNYLFELSQVFNRFYDQIPVLKAEEPSRSCRLALCQLTGDTLKKGLNLLGISTLERM from the coding sequence ATGTATAACATCTACAAATCATTAAATCAGCAAGTACAGCGCGCATTAAACACTGCTTTCCCTGAAGCAGCGTCTCAAGTAAAAGAATCTGGTGATTTTTTAAACCCTCAATTAGTAGCTGCTACTAAACCTGAATTTGGAGATTTTCAAATTAATGGTGCATTAGCACTAGCGAGAATAATCAAAAAATCACCGCGACAAATTGCTGAAATTCTTATAAAGCAACTGGAAAGCAATGAAGTATTTAAAGCTATCTGCCTGCCACCTGAAATAGCTGGTCCTGGGTTCATCAACTTAACTCTTCAAAATACTTGTCTTATTAATGAGATCACCTCTCGGCTAAATGATGATCTTCTTGGAGTACCTCTTGTTAATGATGATGAGATTACAAAAAAGCTCAAACCAGTAATAGTTGATTTTTCTAGTCCAAACATCGCTAAGGAAATGCATGTGGGACATCTACGCTCCACAATCATTGGTGATTCAATTGCCCGAATTCTAAATTATCGTGGTTATAAGGTTATTCGTCTCAATCATGTTGGCGATTGGGGAACACAATTTGGCATGCTAATCACACATCTTAAGGAAGTTGCTCCCAAAGCACTTACAACTGCTAATGTTATAAATCTTGGAAACTTAGTAGAGTTTTATAAGAAAGCAAAACAACGCTTTGACGAAGATGAATACTTTCAACAATGCTCACGCAATGAAGTAGTTAACTTACAGCGGGGTAACAAAGAAAGTCTCAAGGCTTGGGAACTCTTATGTGAGCAATCTCGCAAAGAGTTCAATAAAATATACGATCGCCTAAAAATTGAAATTTCCGAAAGAGGCGAATCCTTTTACAATCCTTTTTTACAAGGTGTAATAGACGACCTGACAAGATCAGGATTATTAGTGGAAGATGACGGTGCAAAATGTGTATTTTTAAATGGTATTAATGGCAAGGATGGAAACCCACTACCATTAATTATTCAGAAAGCTGATGGTGGTTTTAATTATGCAACAACAGATTTAGCTGCTATTAGATATCGACTAAAAGACCAGCCAGATGGTGATGGTGCTGGTCGAATCATATATGTAACTGATTCTGGGCAAGCAAACCATTTTGCAGGAGTTTTTCAAGTGGCTAAACGTGCTAAATGGTTGCCCTCATCATCTCGAATAGAGCATGTACCATTTGGTCTAGTCCAAGGAGAAGATGGTAAAAAATTAAAAACACGTTCAGGCGAAACAGTACGCCTTAAAGACCTTCTAGACGAAGCAATTTCTCGAGCCAAACTTGATATTGAAAGGCGTCTTAATGAAGAGAATCGCAAAGAAAGCCAGGCCTTTATTGAAAAGGTTTCAAATACGATTGGCATTGCAGCAGTTAAATATGCAGACCTTAGTCAAAACAGAATTACAAACTATCAATTTAGTTTTGATCGTATGCTTGCATTACAAGGTAATACAGCACCGTATCTTTTATATGCTGTAGTTCGTATTGCTGGCATTAACAGAAAAGGAGGGGATCTGCATTCTTCAGTTAACAAATTAAATTTTAGCGAGCCTCAAGAGTGGAGATTAATTAGAGAGCTCTTAAAGTTTGATGAAGTAATTATTGCCGTTGAAGAGGAATTATTGCCTAACCGTCTTTGTAATTATTTATTTGAACTGAGCCAAGTTTTTAATCGCTTCTATGATCAAATACCTGTATTAAAAGCAGAAGAGCCCTCAAGATCATGTCGATTGGCACTATGTCAACTTACTGGAGATACCCTAAAGAAAGGGTTAAACCTACTAGGCATTTCAACTTTGGAGAGAATGTAA
- the nadC gene encoding carboxylating nicotinate-nucleotide diphosphorylase, producing the protein MNIITPNIHHLLDTWLNEDLGRGDLSQSAVENYRAHAHWVSKQEGIFCGGEIVKCLFQRLDPSIEITLQKGEGAKLMVGEKIMDLNGPVASLLAGERTALNLAMHLSGVATATKRLVSKLQGTGILLADTRKTTPGLRQLEKYAVRCGGGINHRLGLDDAAMLKENHIAWSHGIKQSIHTLRSNIPWTTKIIVEAETTQEAKEAVSAGADGILLDEMSPNEITNLIPQLRELAKQNSKELIIEASGIDPNKILDFASTGVDIISTSSPITQSTWIDFSMRFNKQEVN; encoded by the coding sequence TTGAATATAATCACACCCAATATCCATCATCTTTTAGACACCTGGCTTAATGAAGACCTAGGTAGAGGTGATCTTAGTCAATCAGCTGTTGAAAATTACCGTGCTCATGCACACTGGGTAAGTAAACAAGAAGGGATCTTTTGTGGTGGTGAAATAGTGAAATGTCTTTTTCAGCGACTTGATCCATCCATCGAAATAACTTTACAAAAAGGAGAAGGTGCAAAATTGATGGTTGGCGAAAAAATTATGGATTTGAATGGCCCGGTAGCTTCACTCCTCGCCGGTGAGCGCACAGCCCTAAACTTAGCAATGCATCTCTCTGGAGTCGCAACTGCTACAAAAAGACTAGTTTCCAAGCTTCAAGGTACAGGAATTCTTTTAGCAGATACTCGGAAAACAACTCCTGGTCTTCGTCAACTAGAAAAATATGCCGTGAGATGTGGTGGTGGTATCAATCATCGCTTAGGGCTCGATGATGCAGCAATGCTTAAAGAAAACCATATTGCTTGGAGTCATGGGATAAAACAATCTATTCACACTCTTAGGTCTAATATTCCATGGACAACTAAAATTATTGTCGAAGCTGAAACAACACAAGAAGCAAAAGAAGCTGTCTCTGCTGGAGCTGATGGAATACTTCTCGATGAAATGTCTCCAAACGAAATAACTAATCTCATCCCTCAATTAAGAGAGTTAGCAAAACAAAATTCGAAAGAATTGATAATTGAAGCCTCAGGGATTGATCCTAATAAAATACTTGATTTTGCATCAACTGGAGTAGACATAATTTCAACCAGTTCTCCTATTACTCAGAGCACTTGGATCGATTTTAGTATGCGCTTCAATAAGCAAGAGGTGAATTAA
- the mnmE gene encoding tRNA uridine-5-carboxymethylaminomethyl(34) synthesis GTPase MnmE, translated as MDLAFSTEENIAAIASAVAPGQGAIAIVKVSGASAKEVVKNVVRTPSNKIWSSHKILYGHVIDKSTKKNIDEVLILIMDGPRSFTGEDVVEIHCHGGLIVVQQVLDAILKQPKTRRAFPGEFSQRAVLNGRLDITQAEAINDLIHARSQKAAQLAIAGIDGDITNKINYLREKLLDQLSEIEARIDFEEDLPKLNSKKLLTDLMLIRAELKQLINDAKQGSLIRNGLKVALVGLPNVGKSSILNLLSKHERAIVTDLPGTTRDLLESEIILEGVPITLIDTAGIRETNNEIEKIGVSLSQKTLFTADIVVLIFDLSKGWNKNDQNLLEKIPKGTPTLIIGNKADLKSQSTNIQPHATMTAITGEGEKELIQELLKLAGANELEGIEVALNQRQLDLVKVAVNALDQIEKVAAESLAWDFWTIDLREAIYKLGELTGEEVTEALLDRIFSRFCIGK; from the coding sequence ATGGACCTAGCTTTCTCAACCGAAGAAAACATTGCAGCAATAGCATCAGCTGTTGCACCAGGGCAAGGAGCAATTGCAATTGTCAAAGTCTCTGGAGCTTCAGCGAAAGAAGTCGTAAAAAATGTTGTTCGGACCCCAAGCAACAAAATTTGGAGCAGTCATAAAATTCTTTACGGACATGTCATAGACAAAAGTACTAAAAAAAATATCGATGAAGTTTTAATATTAATAATGGATGGACCTAGAAGTTTTACAGGTGAAGATGTCGTGGAAATCCACTGCCATGGTGGACTGATAGTTGTGCAACAAGTTCTTGATGCAATTTTAAAGCAGCCTAAAACTAGAAGGGCCTTCCCAGGTGAATTTAGTCAAAGAGCTGTTCTCAATGGAAGACTTGATATAACGCAAGCTGAAGCTATTAATGACTTAATTCATGCAAGAAGTCAAAAAGCTGCTCAACTTGCAATTGCCGGGATTGATGGTGATATTACTAATAAAATAAATTACTTAAGAGAAAAGCTACTGGATCAACTTAGTGAAATAGAAGCCCGCATTGATTTTGAAGAGGATCTACCAAAACTTAACTCCAAGAAATTATTAACTGATTTAATGTTGATCCGCGCAGAACTTAAGCAACTAATTAATGACGCAAAACAAGGCTCTTTAATTCGTAATGGCCTAAAAGTAGCCTTGGTAGGCCTACCAAATGTCGGCAAAAGTTCTATATTAAACCTACTTAGCAAACACGAGCGCGCCATAGTCACAGACTTACCAGGAACAACAAGGGACCTCTTGGAAAGTGAAATTATTTTGGAAGGCGTTCCAATAACGCTGATCGATACAGCTGGGATTCGAGAAACTAATAATGAAATCGAAAAAATAGGAGTTTCGCTAAGCCAAAAAACTTTATTTACTGCTGATATTGTTGTACTGATCTTTGATCTTAGTAAAGGTTGGAACAAAAACGACCAAAACCTTTTAGAAAAAATACCAAAAGGGACTCCAACTCTAATCATAGGGAATAAAGCTGATCTTAAATCCCAATCCACCAATATTCAACCACATGCAACTATGACTGCAATCACTGGGGAAGGAGAAAAAGAATTGATTCAAGAATTATTAAAACTAGCTGGTGCTAATGAACTCGAAGGTATAGAAGTTGCACTTAACCAAAGGCAATTAGACCTAGTCAAAGTTGCAGTGAATGCTTTAGATCAAATAGAAAAAGTAGCGGCTGAGAGCTTGGCTTGGGATTTCTGGACCATTGATTTAAGAGAAGCTATCTACAAATTAGGTGAGTTAACAGGAGAAGAAGTAACTGAAGCATTGCTTGATAGAATTTTCTCAAGATTTTGTATTGGTAAATAA
- a CDS encoding DUF2062 domain-containing protein: MIRILRNIIKRVRSLSHWIWKQEGTPAKRARGVAIGIFSGCFPFFGFQSLIGICLASLFKANHLLAIMGTWISNPFTYIPLYWMNYKVGSYFLGSDATVQVLSNVKDVQIWHQGWNITMRILFGSTIVGFSSGIVMGSLFYFLSKIVTKKNI, translated from the coding sequence ATGATTCGAATCCTCCGTAACATAATTAAAAGGGTTAGAAGCCTTTCTCATTGGATTTGGAAACAAGAAGGTACTCCAGCCAAGAGAGCCCGGGGTGTAGCAATTGGCATTTTTAGTGGGTGTTTTCCGTTTTTCGGATTTCAGTCTCTGATTGGGATTTGTCTTGCAAGCCTGTTTAAGGCTAATCATTTACTTGCAATCATGGGGACTTGGATAAGCAACCCTTTTACATATATACCTTTGTATTGGATGAATTACAAAGTTGGATCATACTTTTTAGGCAGTGACGCTACAGTTCAAGTTTTGAGTAATGTTAAAGATGTTCAAATATGGCATCAAGGCTGGAATATTACCATGAGAATATTATTTGGATCAACAATTGTAGGGTTTTCCTCAGGTATAGTAATGGGTAGTTTATTTTACTTTCTTTCAAAAATAGTCACTAAGAAAAATATTTAA
- a CDS encoding protein adenylyltransferase SelO, with amino-acid sequence MQNKLLSLNFESSIEGLGSDYWDVVEAAVFPKHVLQYRNDYVLQQLGIDSETITNENFIEAYGKFQGRAPFLALRYHGYQFGNYNPFLGDGRGFLYGQTRDTYGKLQDLGTKGSGQTPWSRGGDGRLTLKGGIREIIAGEALHKLGVTTSRTLSLIETGEKLWRGDEPSPTRSSVMVRIAQTHLRFGTCERFLYLRDPKGLEKLLKYVIKNHYPNIDIINSTSMTDCSANTDAQLIAFYRELVSRVAKLAAGWMSAGFTHGVLNTDNMSLAGESFDYGPFAFIEDWDPNFTAAYFDQTGMYSFGRQPRICYENLKLLQEPLAMLISREAMAETLDNFFTIYASHYRACLNRRLGFPANLEEIIDINPTKSNNNNTEDLIEATLQLLSNWDISYGDFFNQLAQLINDNGLPRNTSSLEPLANYLPLPPRKQWNNWRDIWHYNQERLISLVPNEINAIKSRLYRWNLLNTPVKSKIEAIWKSIDEKNDWVPFHAWINETSID; translated from the coding sequence TTGCAAAATAAATTGCTATCTCTAAATTTTGAATCTTCTATTGAGGGATTAGGTTCTGACTACTGGGATGTTGTAGAAGCCGCGGTCTTTCCAAAACACGTATTACAGTATAGGAATGACTATGTTTTACAGCAACTAGGTATCGACTCAGAGACAATTACTAATGAAAATTTTATTGAAGCCTATGGGAAGTTTCAAGGGAGGGCTCCTTTCTTAGCGTTGAGATATCATGGATATCAATTTGGTAATTACAATCCATTCTTAGGTGATGGACGAGGCTTTTTATATGGTCAAACAAGAGATACTTATGGCAAGCTGCAAGACTTAGGAACGAAAGGGTCAGGACAAACCCCTTGGAGCCGAGGAGGTGATGGACGCTTAACTTTAAAAGGAGGTATACGTGAAATCATTGCCGGCGAAGCTCTGCATAAGCTCGGAGTAACTACCAGTAGAACATTATCTTTAATTGAAACAGGTGAAAAATTGTGGAGAGGAGATGAGCCATCACCTACTCGCAGTTCTGTCATGGTGCGCATAGCACAAACACATTTACGTTTTGGGACATGCGAAAGATTCCTATATCTACGTGATCCAAAAGGGTTAGAAAAGCTTTTAAAGTATGTGATTAAAAATCACTATCCAAATATAGATATAATAAATTCAACATCTATGACAGACTGTTCTGCAAATACTGATGCTCAATTAATCGCTTTCTATAGAGAATTAGTGAGCCGTGTTGCAAAACTAGCAGCTGGATGGATGTCAGCAGGCTTCACCCATGGAGTTTTGAATACTGATAATATGTCCCTAGCAGGAGAAAGTTTTGACTATGGTCCTTTTGCATTCATTGAAGACTGGGACCCAAATTTTACAGCTGCATATTTTGATCAAACTGGAATGTATTCTTTTGGTCGTCAACCAAGGATATGCTATGAAAATCTGAAATTACTGCAAGAACCACTGGCAATGTTGATATCTCGTGAAGCCATGGCAGAGACATTAGATAACTTTTTCACAATCTATGCTTCTCACTATCGTGCTTGTCTAAATCGACGTCTCGGATTTCCGGCAAACCTTGAAGAAATAATAGATATTAATCCAACGAAGTCAAATAACAATAACACTGAAGATCTTATAGAAGCAACATTACAATTGCTCTCAAATTGGGACATTTCATATGGAGATTTTTTCAACCAACTTGCTCAATTAATTAATGATAATGGGCTGCCTAGAAACACCTCATCCTTAGAACCCTTAGCAAATTATCTTCCATTGCCGCCAAGAAAACAATGGAATAATTGGAGAGACATTTGGCACTACAATCAAGAGAGATTGATAAGTCTTGTCCCAAATGAAATCAACGCAATCAAATCAAGACTGTACAGATGGAATCTCTTAAATACACCTGTAAAGTCTAAAATCGAAGCTATCTGGAAATCAATTGATGAAAAGAATGATTGGGTTCCATTTCATGCTTGGATCAATGAAACATCAATTGACTAA